The following are encoded together in the Arcticibacterium luteifluviistationis genome:
- a CDS encoding DsbA family oxidoreductase produces the protein MAEKIKIDIVSDVVCPWCTIGYKRLEKAISELGIQDQVEIEWQPFELNPNMPTEGQNLREHITEKYSSTLEQQKASQQHMTDAGEEVGFTFDYFDEMRMANTFEAHVLLEYAHAFGKQTELKMRLMTAFFSERKDVSQRSVLKQALLDVGLNAEEALSKLDDETARKEVKTKEAYWQSLGISSVPTIVFNRKSAVTGAQPTDVFKDVLTQLMTES, from the coding sequence ATGGCAGAGAAAATAAAAATTGATATTGTTTCCGATGTAGTGTGTCCATGGTGCACTATTGGTTACAAACGTCTTGAAAAAGCTATCTCAGAACTAGGTATTCAAGACCAAGTAGAAATTGAGTGGCAACCTTTTGAACTCAACCCAAATATGCCAACAGAAGGGCAAAATTTGCGTGAGCATATTACAGAAAAATACAGCTCAACGTTAGAGCAACAAAAGGCTTCACAGCAGCACATGACTGATGCTGGTGAAGAAGTTGGTTTCACTTTCGATTACTTTGACGAAATGCGAATGGCAAACACCTTTGAAGCTCATGTTTTATTGGAATATGCTCACGCATTTGGCAAGCAGACTGAACTTAAGATGCGTTTGATGACAGCATTTTTTAGCGAGCGAAAAGATGTTTCACAGCGAAGCGTCTTAAAGCAAGCTTTACTAGATGTAGGCTTAAATGCAGAAGAAGCCTTGTCAAAGTTAGATGATGAGACTGCCCGTAAAGAAGTAAAAACTAAAGAAGCTTACTGGCAAAGTCTAGGCATAAGCTCTGTCCCTACCATAGTTTTTAACAGAAAAAGTGCCGTTACAGGTGCCCAGCCTACCGATGTGTTTAAGGACGTTTTAACACAATTGATGACAGAATCCTAA
- a CDS encoding EthD family reductase, with protein MIKLTVLYPNSADLKFDKDYYTNKHGQLLTDLLGDAIVSSDVNFGLSGATPGSKAPFVAIANVTFASLESFQSSFGANAQEILADLPNFTNVEPQVQISEVV; from the coding sequence ATGATTAAGTTAACCGTATTATACCCAAACAGTGCTGATTTAAAGTTTGATAAAGACTATTATACAAATAAACATGGTCAATTACTCACTGATTTACTGGGTGATGCTATTGTTTCGTCTGACGTAAATTTCGGATTATCTGGAGCAACACCAGGTTCTAAAGCACCTTTTGTGGCGATTGCCAATGTCACTTTTGCCTCCTTAGAATCGTTTCAAAGCTCTTTTGGAGCTAATGCACAAGAGATTTTGGCAGACCTTCCTAACTTCACTAATGTGGAGCCACAGGTTCAAATTAGCGAAGTAGTTTAA
- a CDS encoding SDR family NAD(P)-dependent oxidoreductase, whose amino-acid sequence MQNLKLKYGDKAVVTGGSSGIGKAFALELAKQGIAPILVARNKENLRAIAKEISAQYQIEAQTFSVDLSDEKATLDFLDEIDKQEIGMLIHSAGMENNGSFTKISEAKELQMIKLNVTSTYLLTNHFAKKMSAAQKGGILLVSSLVGLMPSPYFSNYAATKAYVHQLALSLYPELKLNNVDISVLAPGLTDTNMVANNGVDWSKIPMTSMQPSEAAQIALNNIGKKATIIPGFMNKMMVMMAKRVFSMKSFSLLNGFLLRKAISNNKL is encoded by the coding sequence ATGCAAAATTTAAAGTTGAAATACGGAGACAAAGCAGTAGTTACTGGAGGCTCTTCAGGAATAGGAAAAGCCTTTGCTTTAGAGCTAGCCAAACAAGGCATAGCACCTATTTTAGTAGCTAGAAATAAAGAAAACCTACGTGCTATTGCCAAAGAAATTTCAGCACAATATCAAATAGAAGCTCAAACCTTCTCTGTGGATTTGTCCGATGAAAAAGCAACGCTAGACTTTTTAGACGAAATAGATAAGCAAGAAATTGGAATGCTTATTCACAGTGCTGGAATGGAAAACAACGGAAGTTTTACCAAAATTTCTGAAGCTAAAGAATTGCAAATGATTAAGCTGAACGTCACGTCTACGTATTTGCTAACGAATCATTTTGCTAAGAAAATGTCAGCCGCTCAAAAAGGAGGGATTCTGCTCGTTTCTAGTTTGGTTGGCTTAATGCCTTCCCCTTACTTTAGTAATTATGCTGCTACTAAAGCCTATGTGCATCAGCTTGCACTTTCACTCTATCCCGAACTTAAACTAAACAATGTAGACATTAGTGTTCTAGCTCCTGGCTTAACAGACACTAACATGGTGGCAAACAATGGCGTGGACTGGTCTAAAATACCAATGACAAGCATGCAGCCATCTGAAGCCGCACAAATTGCTTTGAACAACATTGGAAAAAAGGCAACGATTATTCCTGGTTTTATGAACAAGATGATGGTTATGATGGCTAAAAGAGTATTCTCAATGAAAAGTTTCAGTTTACTAAATGGCTTTTTGCTTAGAAAAGCCATCTCAAACAACAAATTATAA